A single window of Plutella xylostella chromosome 25, ilPluXylo3.1, whole genome shotgun sequence DNA harbors:
- the LOC105386980 gene encoding protein phosphatase 1 regulatory subunit 21 isoform X2: protein MEGLPSGDIQAKYQKLASEYSKLRVHVKVLKKGVLDEQAKCNELKELVKEKDKSLRKGELEVDSLTFRNQQLTRRVSVLQDELDLLQKSTRKAKSKGDDKPAGTSSMSSMLPPLDSGLLQEELQKKIIENAQLASQLSDKVFEVSQLRASLEDYEKSLSETECKYKSEIARLKNKNHELQFTLEETQRERPGGTPKLNVPVNSQAASCNGDFLSEGGSLIGSEDALSSIDDLHVSEQLSTRVQTLEQENQKIQMEYKILQMENESLKIDLNKYISASQKRRGDGHDSGDFNSFNQTSVDGEGRVTGLLGTLESPFILSDEIKMREERVKKYFRNKMTELQVAKEEVDSKCRHYVKECELLRLRFEEMERDRQTDAHTIQEKHNTISRLEEELHSTSRNYEEQMSVLTEHVAGMNDQLARQHDQIQELKQQASSRRK from the exons ATGGAGGGACTGCCATCGGGAGACATTCAAGCGAAGTATCAGAAACTAGCGTCGGAATACTCGAAG TTAAGAGTCCATGTGAAGGTGTTGAAGAAGGGCGTGTTGGACGAGCAGGCCAAGTGCAATGAGTTGAAGGAGCTGGTGAAGGAAAAGGACAAGAGTCTGAGAAAGGGCGAGCTGGAGGTTGACTCACTGACGTTCAGGAACCAGCAGCTCACGCGCCGCGTGTCTGTGCTCCAGGACGAGCTCGACCTGCTGCAG AAATCTACCAGGAAAGCTAAAAGTAAAGGAGATGACAAGCCAGCTGGCACCAGTAGCATGTCAAGCATGCTGCCCCCACTGGACTCCGGCCTCTTGCAGGAGGAACTGCAGAAGAAGATCATAGAGAATGCACAACTTGCATCACAG CTATCAGACAAAGTGTTTGAGGTGTCCCAACTGAGGGCCTCGCTAGAGGACTATGAAAAATCCCTCTCAGAGACTGAATGCAAATACAAGTCGGAGATAGCTCGGCTCAAGAACAAGAACCACGAGCTACAGTTCACTCTCGAGGAGACTCAGCGGGAGAGGCCCGGAGGGACCCCCAAGCTGAATGTGCCAGTGAACAGTCAGGCCGCTAGCTGCAATGGGGACTTCTTGTCTGAAGGGGGAAGCTTG ATTGGTAGTGAAGATGCTTTAAGTTCCATAGATGATCTCCATGTTAGTGAACAGTTAAGTACGAGAGTCCAAACATTAGAACAG gaaaaccaaaaaattcaAATGGAATACAAAATTCTACAAATGGAGAACGAAAGCCtgaaaatagatttaaataaatacatctcAGCATCGCAGAAGCGGAGAGGGGATGGCCACGACTCTGGGGACTTCAATAGCTTTAACCAGACCTCAGTGGATGGCGAGGGGAGGGTCACCGGTCTACTGGGCACCCTGGAGTCTCCCTTCATACTGAGTGATGAAATCAAAATGAGAGAAGAAAGGGTGAAGAAATATTTTAGGAATAAAATGACAGAGTTGCAAGTAGCTAAGGAAGAAGTAGATAGCAAATGTCGACATTATGTCAAAGAG TGTGAGCTACTGCGGCTGCGGTTCGAAGAAATGGAGCgggacagacagacagacgcgcACAcgatacaggagaaacacaacaCTATCAGCCGCCTG GAGGAAGAGCTACACTCCACGTCGCGCAACTACGAGGAGCAGATGTCAGTCCTCACAGAGCACGTCGCCGGCATGAACGACCAGCTCGCGCGCCAACACGACCAGATCCAGGAGCTCAAGCAGCAAGCCAGCAGTAGGAGGAAATGA
- the LOC105386981 gene encoding DNA polymerase iota: MEEQNMESSSSSCFDGYSEHSRSIIHIDIDCFYAQVEMIRNPELRSVPLGVQQKNIVVTSNYEARKFGIQKCMLVTDAVKACPNLKLVNGEDLQPYRIASNKIFTLLQTWKCPVEKLGMDENFIDVTNLVQERVKMVDSKSVTVAGHAYKVASVECICGCHTRLKLASQLASEMRSKIFNELGFTTCAGVAHNKLLAKLICPLHKPNDQSLIFPEHACSFMSTLPSVRCIPSIGAKTSEALMSLNIHTVSDLQQVAPEILQKPFSGDMAVRLKKLSFGEDNTPLKQTGRPLSIGLEDSFKTVSVKSEVEERFSALLQRLIVLVREDGRIPVSLRVTLRKKDAKRLSSHRESRQCQISPSIFTISNGSLNVPEAGQSKLMSTVMRLFNKLVDLTKPFHLTLVGLAFTKFQDRMTGRGSMVNYLMNDISVQSVLNLTNDCDTSGCSMDYSAASPSSSTTTDLSDAEVEPSPKKPKKVNWIAKRRCLSKEDVASPSKLRVGELRLNSRELEKVSELRLNSRDRSLTPRASPARECLSDASDSMKDIAEGSNCDSCPGYVDQEVFSALPGDMQQELKAMWKNPSSSEVPRSSPRTNKAKSNTILKYFLPNK, translated from the exons ATGGAAGAACA GAACATGGAATCGAGTAGTTCCTCGTGCTTCGACGGTTATAGTGAACATTCGAGAAGTATAATACACATCGACATAGATTGTTTTTATGCTCAAGTGGAGATGATCCGAAACCCCGAGCTACGGTCAGTCCCACTCGGCGTGCAACAGAAGAACATCGTCGTCACCAGCAACTACGAGGCCAGGAAGTTCGGCATCCAGAAATGTATGCTCGTTACAGACGCTGTGAAGGCATGCCCCAACTTGAAACTAGTAAATGGTGAAGATTTGCAACCGTACAGAATAGCTTCAAACAAGATATTTACACTTTTACAAACATGGAAATGCCCTGTTGAGAAACTCGGCATGGACGAAAACTTTATTGATGTCACAAATTTAGTACAAGAGAGAGTGAAAATGGTTGATAGCAAGAGTGTGACCGTGGCCGGCCATGCATACAAGGTGGCCAGTGTGGAGTGCATCTGCGGCTGCCACACAAGACTGAAACTAGCATCACAACTTGCTTCTGAGATGCGCTCTAAGATCTTCAACGAACTAGGCTTCACTACTTGTGCTGGTGTAGCTCATAACAAACTATTAGCCAAATTGATCTGTCCATTACACAAACCCAATGACCAATCCCTGATATTCCCTGAACATGCATGCAGCTTTATGTCCACGCTGCCCAGCGTGCGCTGCATACCCAGCATAGGAGCCAAGACTTCAGAAGCACTCATGTCTCTAAACATACACACTGTGAGTGACCTGCAACAAGTGGCCCCAGAGATTCTTCAGAAACCCTTCAGTGGTGATATGGCTGTGAGACTGAAAAAGCTTAGCTTTGGTGAAGATAATACTCCTTTAAAGCAAACAGGAAGGCCTCTTAGTATAGGACTAGAAGATAGCTTTAAGACTGTAAGTGTGAAGAGTGAGGTGGAAGAGAGATTTTCAGCCCTACTGCAGAGACTAATAGTGCTAGTGCGGGAGGATGGCCGGATCCCAGTGTCTCTGAGAGTAACACTCAGAAAGAAGGATGCTAAAAGATTGAGTAGTCACAGAGAATCTCGCCAGTGTCAGATCTCCCCCTCAATATTCACTATTAGCAATGGCTCTCTCAATGTCCCCGAGGCGGGGCAGAGTAAACTTATGAGCACAGTGATGagattatttaataaacttgTTGATTTAACTAAACCATTCCATTTGACTCTAGTAGGTCTGGCATTCACAAAGTTCCAGGACCGCATGACTGGGAGGGGCTCCATGGTCAACTACTTGATGAATGACATCTCCGTCCAGTCTGTGCTAAACTTAACAAATGACTGTGACACATCTGGATGTTCTATGGACTACTCAGCTGCATCCCCAAGCAGTAGCACCACCACAGACCTGTCTGATGCTGAAGTGGAGCCTTCGCCCAAAAAACCTAAAAAGGTGAACTGGATAGCGAAAAGGAGGTGCTTGTCAAAGGAGGATGTGGCATCCCCTAGCAAGTTACGTGTAGGGGAGTTGAGGTTGAACTCACGAGAGTTGGAGAAGGTGTCAGAACTGAGGCTCAACTCCAGAGATAGATCACTGACTCCTCGAGCAAGTCCTGCCAGAGAATGCTTGTCTGATGCATCTGACTCCATGAAGGATATAGCTGAAGGCAGCAACTGCGACAGCTGCCCCGGCTACGTGGACCAGGAGGTGTTCAGTGCACTGCCGGGCGACATGCAGCAGGAGCTGAAGGCCATGTGGAAGAACCCCTCCAGCTCGGAAGTGCCCCGGAGTAGTCCAAGAACAAACAAAGCTAAATCAAACACAATCTTGAAATATTTCCTTCCcaataaatag
- the LOC105386983 gene encoding odorant receptor Or1, translating into MKEYNAENCYLGTAKFVMKFLGVWLPMENERYYRKIHRTITLSTQYLFLLFQIIDIIRVFGDLEAVSQASYILFTQACLVFKITLFLATKNSLRLLLEQMNSQVFMPQSTEQERILKLQASKIKRLLLAFAVSSQATCGMWALKPLFDDAGEREFPFRMWMPVGTEKSLEYIVGYAFQLLSVCTSAYIYFGVDSVALCMVIFGCAQLDVIKDKIVKIKPVTMEDRAAKRALNIFKDNYKILVECIIQHQKIVKFTERIENTYHTYLLFQLSGGVGLICMSALRILVVDWQSMQFFSIITYLSVMIMQMYVCCWCGHELTAHSEELYWVLSEGPWYEQSVQFQRALCFTMLRMRRPMVFRAGHYVPLSRQTFVSILRMSYSYFALLRQTHKN; encoded by the exons ATGAAAGAATACAACGCAGAAAACTGCTATTTAGGCACTGCCAAATTCGTAATGAAGTTCCTAGGAGTTTGGCTACCTATGGAAAATGAGCGATATTATCGCAAAATTCATAGAACCATCACGCTCTCCacgcaatatttatttttattgttccAGATAATTGATATCATACGAGTTTTCGGTGATTTGGAAGCTGTGTCTCAGGcttcgtatattttattcacgcAAGCATgtcttgtttttaaaataacgcTTTTTCTTGCAACAAAAAATAGTCTTCGACTGCTCCTGGAACAAATGAATTCTCAAGTTTTTATGCCTCAAAGCACGGAGCAGGAAAG AATCCTCAAGTTGCAGGCCTCTAAGATCAAGCGGCTTCTCCTGGCGTTTGCTGTCAGTTCTCAGGCCACCTGCGGGATGTGGGCGCTGAAGCCACTCTTTGATGATGCAGGGGAAAGGGAATTTCCGTTTCGCATGTG GATGCCCGTCGGCACAGAGAAGTCTCTGGAGTACATCGTCGGGTACGCCTTCCAGCTGCTCTCAGTCTGCACCAGCGCTTATATTTACTTTGGAGTCGACAGTGTAGCTCTTTGCATGGTCATTTTCGGATGCGCCCAACTAGACGTGATTAAAGATAAGATCGTCAAA ATCAAACCAGTTACAATGGAAGACCGGGCAGCAAAAAGAGcattaaacatttttaaagaTAATTACAAGATCTTAGTGGAATGTATCATACAACATCAGAAAATtgtaaa GTTCACAGAAAGGATTGAAAACACTTACCACACGTATTTGCTGTTCCAACTGAGCGGGGGGGTCGGTCTGATCTGCATGTCTGCTCTCCGCATCCTCGTGGTGGACTGGCAGAGCATGCAGTTCTTCTCCATCATCACTTACTTGTCTGTGATGATCATGCAGATGTATGTGTGCTGCTGGTGCGGGCACGAGCTTACTGCTCAT AGTGAAGAGCTGTACTGGGTGCTGAGCGAGGGTCCGTGGTACGAGCAGAGCGTGCAGTTCCAGCGCGCGCTCTGCTTCACCATGCTGCGCATGCGCCGCCCCATGGTGTTCCGCGCCGGACACTACGTGCCGCTGTCCCGGCAGACCTTCGTCTCC ATCTTGCGAATGTCGTATTCTTACTTCGCGCTGTTGAGGCAAACTCATAAGAATTAG
- the LOC105386982 gene encoding conserved oligomeric Golgi complex subunit 2 isoform X2, whose amino-acid sequence MEANTMEFNLPPAPRGLCFDRLDFVKTNFSVDNFLVEHQNATSLETMRDDLGIYLKVLRLAMIELINKDYANFVNLSATLIGFDKSIDKIKVPLGTLNEEVMSVKQCIESAMNEVSMWLSQRNSLQKKKQLLKYYSQTIKCLHTLDKVLSNISKKSSQEKIVIVDRAALEFNQLRYAISKSETLVKPEQKKQFECIEQDLVQTLNELLFQFWNDSNEDNMLKTLITLASLNRVAETELLIRKKAIAPHLMDIINEPSLQRNKEGLQGLFDKILELLESKLKLFLTVTKHSKLTFLENKYRFLVNCFWCEVESRLEVNLASIFAPGNPKIFYKRYSESMLFIKKLEVYCEDDDMVALLHNTAEYKSFQKRWNLPVYFQIRFQEIAGSFEATLQTNPTTGSTNPDFILKETEACWRAMEECWSQGIYIEAIAHKFWKLTLQLIFRYATWCSAFCTQKSSPNLEPSPVNRDDIKSSINLYLDSQSLHRKSDQLLHTVETKINIENKDLLRQSLQPSQDALKGTKAKIIKFIVDELFDKFNSQLKQVSDIPRLYRKTNRSVPTKPCTYLDVVAKALADFHEDVTQRVDNAFLVELYETLFNVMTTSYYKNVEDVLTSVQKTEESLRRLKQIREKASTPTNDSAGLTDGDKIRLQLKVDVLAYEKLLHTLKVDPNSIHKMKELSAMVTEAVKNIDIK is encoded by the exons ATGGAGGCTAATACCATGGAGTTTAATTTGCCACCGGCTCCACGGGGCTTGTGTTTTGATCGGCTTGATTTTGTCAAG ACCAATTTCTCGGTCGACAATTTCTTGGTGGAACATCAAAATGCCACATCCTTAGAAACAATGAGAGATGATCTGGGAATATACTTGAAGGTGCTAAGACTAGCAATGATCGAGTTGATAAATAAGGACTACGCTAATTTCGTCAATTTATCGGCTACTCTAATTGGTTTTGATAAGTCTATTGACAAAATTAAAGTGCCCTTGGGCACATTGAATGAAGAAGTGATG AGTGTGAAACAATGTATAGAGAGTGCTATGAATGAAGTCTCAATGTGGTTAAGCCAAAGAAACTCGcttcaaaagaaaaaacaactgttaaaatattatagtcaAACAATTAAATGTTTACACACACTTGACAAAGTATTGAGCAATATCTCAAAGAAAAGTAGCCAGGAGAAAATAGTTATAGTGGACCGAGCTGCTTTGGAATTCAATCAGCTTAGATATGCAATAAGTAAGAGTGAAACCCTTGTGAAACCAGAACAGAAGAAACAGTTTGAATGCATTGAACAAGACCTGGTCCAGACCCTCAATGAATTGCTGTTCCAGTTCTGGAATGATTCCAATGAAGACAACATGTTGAAGACTCTTATCACTTTAGCATCCTTGAATAGAGTGGCCGAAACAGAGTTGCTTATAAGAAAGAAAGCTATAGCACCACATTTGATGGATATAATCAATGAACCCTCTCTTCAGAGGAACAAGGAGGGTCTTCAAGGattatttgataaaatacTTGAACTATTAGAGAGCAAACTGAAGCTATTTCTTACTGTAACTAAACATTCCAAGTTGACCTTTctagaaaataaatacagaTTTCTTGTTAACTGCTTCTGGTGTGAGGTGGAGAGCAGACTGGAGGTCAATCTGGCATCCATCTTTGCACCCGGTAACCCTAAAATATTCTATAAAAGATACAGTGAAAGTAtgctttttataaaaaagctgGAGGTTTATTGTGAAGATGATGACATGGTGGCGTTACTGCACAACACTGCAGAATATAAAAGCTTCCAGAAGAGATGGAATTTACCAGTCTACTTCCAGATACGGTTTCAAGAAATTGCAG GTTCATTTGAAGCTACGTTACAAACAAATCCAACTACAGGCAGCACAAATCCAGACTTTATACTAAAAGAGACTGAAGCCTGTTGGCGAGCCATGGAAGAGTGTTGGTCTCAGGGAATTTATATAGAGGCCATTGCCCACAAGTTCTGGAAGCTCACTCTACAGCTGATATTCAGATATGCTACATGGTGTAGCGCATTTTGTACACAG aaatcatcacccaaTTTAGAGCCGTCGCCTGTAAATAGAGATGACATAAAAAGCAGTATTAACTTGTACCTGGACTCGCAATCCCTCCACCGCAAGTCTGACCAGCTGCTGCATACAGTTGAGACCAAAATCAACATAGAAAACAAAGATCTGCTCAGACAGAGCCTTCAGCCGAGCCAAGACGCTTTAAAAGGAACTAAGGCGAAGATTATCAAATTCATAGTTGATGAGCTGTTTGATAAATTCAATAGCCAGTTGAAACAAGTGAGCGACATACCGAGGCTCTACAGGAAGACCAACAGAAGTGTTCCGACGAAGCCGTGCACATATTTAGATGTAGTGGCGAAAGCGCTAGCCGATTTCCACGAGGATGTGACTCAGAGGGTAGATAACGCGTTCCTAGTCGAGCTGTACGAGACTTTGTTTAACGTCATGACTACTTC GTATTACAAGAATGTAGAAGATGTACTAACTTCAGTACAGAAAACTGAGGAGTCTCTGAGAAGACTGAAGCAGATACGAGAGAAGGCATCCACGCCGACCAACGACAGCGCCGGGCTCACCGACGGAGACAAGATCAGGCTTCAGCTCAAAGTGGATGTGCTTGCCTACGAGAAACTACTACACACTCTCAAAGTCGATCCTAATAGCATTCACAAGATGAAAGAACTTAGCGCAATGGTCACAGAagctgtaaaaaatattgacaTTAAATGA
- the LOC105386982 gene encoding conserved oligomeric Golgi complex subunit 2 isoform X1 yields MEANTMEFNLPPAPRGLCFDRLDFVKTNFSVDNFLVEHQNATSLETMRDDLGIYLKVLRLAMIELINKDYANFVNLSATLIGFDKSIDKIKVPLGTLNEEVMSVKQCIESAMNEVSMWLSQRNSLQKKKQLLKYYSQTIKCLHTLDKVLSNISKKSSQEKIVIVDRAALEFNQLRYAISKSETLVKPEQKKQFECIEQDLVQTLNELLFQFWNDSNEDNMLKTLITLASLNRVAETELLIRKKAIAPHLMDIINEPSLQRNKEGLQGLFDKILELLESKLKLFLTVTKHSKLTFLENKYRFLVNCFWCEVESRLEVNLASIFAPGNPKIFYKRYSESMLFIKKLEVYCEDDDMVALLHNTAEYKSFQKRWNLPVYFQIRFQEIAGSFEATLQTNPTTGSTNPDFILKETEACWRAMEECWSQGIYIEAIAHKFWKLTLQLIFRYATWCSAFCTQKKSSPNLEPSPVNRDDIKSSINLYLDSQSLHRKSDQLLHTVETKINIENKDLLRQSLQPSQDALKGTKAKIIKFIVDELFDKFNSQLKQVSDIPRLYRKTNRSVPTKPCTYLDVVAKALADFHEDVTQRVDNAFLVELYETLFNVMTTSYYKNVEDVLTSVQKTEESLRRLKQIREKASTPTNDSAGLTDGDKIRLQLKVDVLAYEKLLHTLKVDPNSIHKMKELSAMVTEAVKNIDIK; encoded by the exons ATGGAGGCTAATACCATGGAGTTTAATTTGCCACCGGCTCCACGGGGCTTGTGTTTTGATCGGCTTGATTTTGTCAAG ACCAATTTCTCGGTCGACAATTTCTTGGTGGAACATCAAAATGCCACATCCTTAGAAACAATGAGAGATGATCTGGGAATATACTTGAAGGTGCTAAGACTAGCAATGATCGAGTTGATAAATAAGGACTACGCTAATTTCGTCAATTTATCGGCTACTCTAATTGGTTTTGATAAGTCTATTGACAAAATTAAAGTGCCCTTGGGCACATTGAATGAAGAAGTGATG AGTGTGAAACAATGTATAGAGAGTGCTATGAATGAAGTCTCAATGTGGTTAAGCCAAAGAAACTCGcttcaaaagaaaaaacaactgttaaaatattatagtcaAACAATTAAATGTTTACACACACTTGACAAAGTATTGAGCAATATCTCAAAGAAAAGTAGCCAGGAGAAAATAGTTATAGTGGACCGAGCTGCTTTGGAATTCAATCAGCTTAGATATGCAATAAGTAAGAGTGAAACCCTTGTGAAACCAGAACAGAAGAAACAGTTTGAATGCATTGAACAAGACCTGGTCCAGACCCTCAATGAATTGCTGTTCCAGTTCTGGAATGATTCCAATGAAGACAACATGTTGAAGACTCTTATCACTTTAGCATCCTTGAATAGAGTGGCCGAAACAGAGTTGCTTATAAGAAAGAAAGCTATAGCACCACATTTGATGGATATAATCAATGAACCCTCTCTTCAGAGGAACAAGGAGGGTCTTCAAGGattatttgataaaatacTTGAACTATTAGAGAGCAAACTGAAGCTATTTCTTACTGTAACTAAACATTCCAAGTTGACCTTTctagaaaataaatacagaTTTCTTGTTAACTGCTTCTGGTGTGAGGTGGAGAGCAGACTGGAGGTCAATCTGGCATCCATCTTTGCACCCGGTAACCCTAAAATATTCTATAAAAGATACAGTGAAAGTAtgctttttataaaaaagctgGAGGTTTATTGTGAAGATGATGACATGGTGGCGTTACTGCACAACACTGCAGAATATAAAAGCTTCCAGAAGAGATGGAATTTACCAGTCTACTTCCAGATACGGTTTCAAGAAATTGCAG GTTCATTTGAAGCTACGTTACAAACAAATCCAACTACAGGCAGCACAAATCCAGACTTTATACTAAAAGAGACTGAAGCCTGTTGGCGAGCCATGGAAGAGTGTTGGTCTCAGGGAATTTATATAGAGGCCATTGCCCACAAGTTCTGGAAGCTCACTCTACAGCTGATATTCAGATATGCTACATGGTGTAGCGCATTTTGTACACAG aaaaaatcatcacccaaTTTAGAGCCGTCGCCTGTAAATAGAGATGACATAAAAAGCAGTATTAACTTGTACCTGGACTCGCAATCCCTCCACCGCAAGTCTGACCAGCTGCTGCATACAGTTGAGACCAAAATCAACATAGAAAACAAAGATCTGCTCAGACAGAGCCTTCAGCCGAGCCAAGACGCTTTAAAAGGAACTAAGGCGAAGATTATCAAATTCATAGTTGATGAGCTGTTTGATAAATTCAATAGCCAGTTGAAACAAGTGAGCGACATACCGAGGCTCTACAGGAAGACCAACAGAAGTGTTCCGACGAAGCCGTGCACATATTTAGATGTAGTGGCGAAAGCGCTAGCCGATTTCCACGAGGATGTGACTCAGAGGGTAGATAACGCGTTCCTAGTCGAGCTGTACGAGACTTTGTTTAACGTCATGACTACTTC GTATTACAAGAATGTAGAAGATGTACTAACTTCAGTACAGAAAACTGAGGAGTCTCTGAGAAGACTGAAGCAGATACGAGAGAAGGCATCCACGCCGACCAACGACAGCGCCGGGCTCACCGACGGAGACAAGATCAGGCTTCAGCTCAAAGTGGATGTGCTTGCCTACGAGAAACTACTACACACTCTCAAAGTCGATCCTAATAGCATTCACAAGATGAAAGAACTTAGCGCAATGGTCACAGAagctgtaaaaaatattgacaTTAAATGA
- the LOC105386980 gene encoding protein phosphatase 1 regulatory subunit 21 isoform X1, protein MEGLPSGDIQAKYQKLASEYSKLRVHVKVLKKGVLDEQAKCNELKELVKEKDKSLRKGELEVDSLTFRNQQLTRRVSVLQDELDLLQQKSTRKAKSKGDDKPAGTSSMSSMLPPLDSGLLQEELQKKIIENAQLASQLSDKVFEVSQLRASLEDYEKSLSETECKYKSEIARLKNKNHELQFTLEETQRERPGGTPKLNVPVNSQAASCNGDFLSEGGSLIGSEDALSSIDDLHVSEQLSTRVQTLEQENQKIQMEYKILQMENESLKIDLNKYISASQKRRGDGHDSGDFNSFNQTSVDGEGRVTGLLGTLESPFILSDEIKMREERVKKYFRNKMTELQVAKEEVDSKCRHYVKECELLRLRFEEMERDRQTDAHTIQEKHNTISRLEEELHSTSRNYEEQMSVLTEHVAGMNDQLARQHDQIQELKQQASSRRK, encoded by the exons ATGGAGGGACTGCCATCGGGAGACATTCAAGCGAAGTATCAGAAACTAGCGTCGGAATACTCGAAG TTAAGAGTCCATGTGAAGGTGTTGAAGAAGGGCGTGTTGGACGAGCAGGCCAAGTGCAATGAGTTGAAGGAGCTGGTGAAGGAAAAGGACAAGAGTCTGAGAAAGGGCGAGCTGGAGGTTGACTCACTGACGTTCAGGAACCAGCAGCTCACGCGCCGCGTGTCTGTGCTCCAGGACGAGCTCGACCTGCTGCAG CAGAAATCTACCAGGAAAGCTAAAAGTAAAGGAGATGACAAGCCAGCTGGCACCAGTAGCATGTCAAGCATGCTGCCCCCACTGGACTCCGGCCTCTTGCAGGAGGAACTGCAGAAGAAGATCATAGAGAATGCACAACTTGCATCACAG CTATCAGACAAAGTGTTTGAGGTGTCCCAACTGAGGGCCTCGCTAGAGGACTATGAAAAATCCCTCTCAGAGACTGAATGCAAATACAAGTCGGAGATAGCTCGGCTCAAGAACAAGAACCACGAGCTACAGTTCACTCTCGAGGAGACTCAGCGGGAGAGGCCCGGAGGGACCCCCAAGCTGAATGTGCCAGTGAACAGTCAGGCCGCTAGCTGCAATGGGGACTTCTTGTCTGAAGGGGGAAGCTTG ATTGGTAGTGAAGATGCTTTAAGTTCCATAGATGATCTCCATGTTAGTGAACAGTTAAGTACGAGAGTCCAAACATTAGAACAG gaaaaccaaaaaattcaAATGGAATACAAAATTCTACAAATGGAGAACGAAAGCCtgaaaatagatttaaataaatacatctcAGCATCGCAGAAGCGGAGAGGGGATGGCCACGACTCTGGGGACTTCAATAGCTTTAACCAGACCTCAGTGGATGGCGAGGGGAGGGTCACCGGTCTACTGGGCACCCTGGAGTCTCCCTTCATACTGAGTGATGAAATCAAAATGAGAGAAGAAAGGGTGAAGAAATATTTTAGGAATAAAATGACAGAGTTGCAAGTAGCTAAGGAAGAAGTAGATAGCAAATGTCGACATTATGTCAAAGAG TGTGAGCTACTGCGGCTGCGGTTCGAAGAAATGGAGCgggacagacagacagacgcgcACAcgatacaggagaaacacaacaCTATCAGCCGCCTG GAGGAAGAGCTACACTCCACGTCGCGCAACTACGAGGAGCAGATGTCAGTCCTCACAGAGCACGTCGCCGGCATGAACGACCAGCTCGCGCGCCAACACGACCAGATCCAGGAGCTCAAGCAGCAAGCCAGCAGTAGGAGGAAATGA